In Methanobacterium sp., one genomic interval encodes:
- the hisG gene encoding ATP phosphoribosyltransferase, translating to MKIRIALPSKGRISDPAVKLLSKAGIGLKDAVNRRLFSETYDEQISVMFTRAADIPEFVADGAADLGMTGLDLIEEKEALVKILEDLKFGRSKLVLAAPEDSDIKKFSDVKDGSIVATEFPHLTEKYFKTNGVPVKIVELSGSTEIAPFIGVSDLITDLTSTGTTLKMNHLQMVETILESSVHLIANPDSYQSKREKIEEIRTGVRGVLDAEGKKLVMMNVDEEVLDEVKNAMPGMTGPTVSQVLSNSGVVAVHAVVNEHEVFQVVNRLKKIGARDILVVPIERII from the coding sequence ATGAAGATAAGAATAGCCCTTCCATCCAAGGGAAGGATAAGTGACCCTGCAGTGAAGCTCTTATCCAAGGCAGGGATTGGATTGAAGGATGCAGTTAATCGTCGGCTTTTTTCCGAAACCTATGATGAGCAGATCAGTGTTATGTTCACCAGGGCCGCCGACATCCCTGAATTTGTGGCTGATGGCGCCGCAGACCTGGGAATGACTGGTCTGGATTTAATAGAAGAAAAAGAAGCCCTTGTGAAGATCTTAGAGGATCTTAAGTTCGGAAGATCCAAACTGGTGCTGGCAGCTCCTGAAGACTCAGACATAAAAAAATTTTCAGATGTTAAGGATGGCTCCATTGTGGCCACTGAATTCCCACATCTCACAGAAAAATACTTTAAAACCAACGGCGTTCCGGTTAAAATTGTTGAACTCAGTGGATCAACAGAGATAGCTCCTTTTATTGGTGTTTCGGATCTTATAACTGATCTGACCAGTACCGGGACCACCTTGAAGATGAATCACTTGCAGATGGTGGAAACCATCCTGGAAAGTTCAGTGCACCTTATAGCCAATCCAGACAGTTACCAGAGTAAAAGGGAGAAGATTGAGGAAATCAGAACTGGAGTTAGGGGTGTTCTGGATGCAGAAGGTAAGAAACTGGTGATGATGAATGTGGATGAGGAAGTCCTGGATGAAGTTAAAAATGCCATGCCCGGAATGACCGGACCCACAGTCTCCCAGGTTCTTTCCAACAGTGGTGTAGTGGCAGTGCACGCCGTGGTGAATGAACACGAAGTATTCCAGGTGGTTAACCGTTTAAAAAAGATTGGTGCCCGGGATATTCTGGTGGTTCCTATTGAAAGGATTATTTGA
- a CDS encoding NAD+ synthase, with amino-acid sequence MNGDNGILPVLDVERVSREISGFIESSLIESNAQGLVIGLSGGLDSSVTAKLCAQVVNKDKILGLIMPSQTTSQEDVDDAVSLAEEIGIKYKIIPIDPLLEPVQDVCSRSADNENYILAGANLKARMRMVILYYHANALNRLVVGTGNRTELLVGYFTKYGDGGVDILPIGGLYKTDVRRVARYIGVNENIITKDPTAGLWPGQTDEEDLGIKYDILDKILYLMSEQEMKEDEASLKLQIKLDEVVRVKVMMLAAEHKSMMPPIPTVIR; translated from the coding sequence ATGAATGGTGATAATGGGATCTTACCGGTGTTAGATGTGGAACGGGTGTCAAGAGAGATATCTGGGTTCATTGAAAGTTCATTAATAGAATCAAATGCTCAAGGACTGGTTATAGGTCTTAGTGGGGGTTTGGATTCATCGGTTACGGCCAAACTATGCGCCCAAGTGGTGAATAAGGATAAAATTTTGGGATTGATCATGCCCAGCCAGACTACCAGTCAAGAAGATGTTGATGATGCCGTAAGTTTGGCAGAAGAAATAGGTATAAAATACAAAATCATCCCTATCGATCCACTCCTTGAACCGGTGCAGGATGTTTGCAGTCGTTCTGCAGATAATGAAAACTACATTCTCGCTGGTGCGAATCTCAAGGCACGGATGAGAATGGTAATTCTTTACTATCATGCTAATGCCCTGAACCGGCTGGTGGTTGGTACGGGTAATCGAACAGAACTTCTGGTTGGCTATTTCACTAAGTATGGTGATGGTGGGGTGGACATTCTACCTATAGGTGGACTGTACAAAACTGATGTCCGCAGGGTGGCAAGGTATATTGGAGTTAATGAGAACATTATCACCAAGGACCCCACTGCTGGTTTATGGCCTGGTCAAACTGATGAAGAAGATTTAGGGATCAAATATGATATTTTGGATAAGATTCTGTACCTGATGTCTGAGCAGGAGATGAAAGAGGATGAAGCATCCCTTAAACTTCAGATTAAACTGGATGAAGTGGTTAGGGTTAAGGTAATGATGCTGGCAGCCGAACACAAATCAATGATGCCGCCCATACCAACTGTAATCAGATAA
- a CDS encoding ABC transporter substrate-binding protein, which produces MKLYTIIIILLAILVVLGASLEYYSNTSNDQNTIKVAYLPTDHSAALLVAKYNKTYENNGLNVKTVQISTGSSIVDAVASGDVDIGYVGITPAMQGISKGVPIKVVGAVNMVGSGIVVQPNSTITSPADLKDKKIATPGVSSIQQVLLVYELQKYNITQKDVDLISMNVFNIPSALAAKKVDAYISYEPFVSIAPYRGVGQVLMYSDDILEDHPCCVIIAREDFIEQNPQELNTFLQIHKNSTEYVNTHLNDTANILTQELTTNEELETMSLQHIRFVYSVNEAYQDNVLNFMNIEINMGYLKSNLTANQIFNTQFLGG; this is translated from the coding sequence ATGAAACTTTACACTATTATAATTATATTACTAGCTATTTTAGTGGTTTTAGGGGCTTCCTTGGAATATTACTCCAACACTTCCAATGATCAAAATACAATTAAAGTAGCTTACTTACCCACAGACCATAGCGCCGCGCTACTAGTAGCTAAATATAATAAAACCTATGAAAATAATGGTTTAAATGTTAAAACCGTTCAAATAAGCACTGGTTCCAGTATTGTAGACGCAGTGGCTAGTGGAGATGTTGATATTGGTTACGTAGGGATAACTCCAGCCATGCAGGGGATAAGTAAAGGAGTTCCCATTAAAGTTGTGGGAGCAGTTAACATGGTTGGAAGCGGAATTGTGGTTCAACCAAACTCCACCATAACCAGTCCTGCAGATTTAAAGGATAAAAAAATAGCCACACCAGGGGTTAGCTCCATACAACAAGTATTATTAGTTTATGAACTACAAAAATACAATATCACTCAAAAAGATGTGGATCTAATTTCAATGAATGTTTTTAATATTCCATCAGCACTGGCAGCCAAAAAAGTCGACGCTTATATCTCTTATGAACCATTTGTGTCAATAGCTCCCTATCGAGGTGTCGGTCAGGTGTTAATGTACTCTGATGATATTCTGGAAGACCATCCCTGCTGTGTGATTATCGCCAGGGAAGATTTCATAGAGCAAAATCCCCAAGAACTGAATACATTCCTCCAAATCCATAAAAACTCAACAGAATATGTCAATACTCATCTTAACGATACTGCAAATATTCTTACGCAGGAACTAACCACGAACGAAGAGCTTGAAACGATGTCTCTTCAGCACATAAGATTCGTTTACTCTGTGAATGAAGCATATCAGGATAATGTTTTAAACTTCATGAACATTGAAATCAACATGGGATACTTGAAATCGAACCTTACAGCTAATCAAATATTCAATACACAATTTTTAGGTGGTTAA
- a CDS encoding ABC transporter ATP-binding protein, which translates to MITLENVTKSFIHEGQKQVILQDINFNVDKGEFLCIVGPSGCGKTTLLRMIAGLDFPTNGRILEEDGEISGPSIERGYVFQQYSLFPWLNVLENVTFGLELKGIEEEERLRKAREYLKMVGLSQAENSYPKELSGGMKQRVAIARSLVNDPHVLLMDEPFSALDVQTRHKLQEELVRIWKEEHKTVIFVTHNVDEAVFLADRVIVLSRNPGKIIKSFQIELTRIRDRNAPQFLELKKEITGFLDDEL; encoded by the coding sequence GTGATAACCCTGGAAAACGTTACTAAAAGTTTCATTCACGAAGGGCAAAAACAGGTAATTCTCCAAGATATTAATTTTAATGTAGATAAAGGTGAATTCCTGTGCATAGTAGGACCATCCGGTTGTGGGAAAACCACATTGCTCCGGATGATAGCCGGACTGGACTTCCCCACCAATGGTCGTATACTGGAAGAAGACGGTGAAATATCCGGCCCCAGCATAGAAAGGGGTTATGTGTTCCAGCAGTACTCCCTGTTCCCCTGGCTCAACGTCCTGGAAAATGTGACCTTTGGATTAGAATTAAAAGGAATTGAAGAGGAAGAAAGACTCCGAAAAGCCAGGGAATATCTGAAAATGGTGGGATTATCCCAGGCAGAGAACAGTTATCCCAAGGAATTATCTGGAGGAATGAAACAGAGGGTGGCCATTGCCCGTTCACTGGTTAACGATCCCCATGTTCTTTTAATGGACGAACCATTCTCTGCACTGGATGTGCAGACCAGACACAAGCTTCAGGAGGAACTGGTGCGTATTTGGAAGGAAGAACATAAAACTGTTATTTTCGTTACTCATAACGTTGACGAAGCTGTTTTTCTGGCTGATCGGGTTATTGTCTTAAGCCGAAACCCTGGGAAAATAATTAAGAGTTTCCAAATTGAACTTACTCGGATTCGAGACCGAAATGCACCCCAGTTTCTGGAACTTAAAAAAGAAATTACCGGCTTTTTGGATGATGAATTGTGA
- a CDS encoding HAD family hydrolase, with amino-acid sequence MDNGILTLFDIDGTLVRGARCHYMAFVHAVSKFYGMEEDISGINYAGKTDPQILREVLEMGNIPDKTIEENFQACLNYMTDYYLANVHQENVMALGGVKELLGELQKDEVLMGLTTGNLELIAHAKLNRAGIDNYFSFGGFGSDSPKRPCLVKKALERARELHGYQGDQVFVIGDTPRDVEAARPFKLRTIAVATGRYSTQELAETGADFVLESLDDINQVKEIIGIR; translated from the coding sequence ATGGATAATGGAATTTTAACCCTTTTTGATATTGACGGCACACTGGTTAGGGGTGCCCGCTGCCACTACATGGCATTTGTGCACGCAGTCAGTAAGTTCTATGGAATGGAAGAGGATATAAGTGGTATAAACTACGCGGGAAAAACAGACCCTCAAATATTGAGAGAAGTTCTGGAGATGGGAAACATACCGGATAAAACCATTGAAGAGAATTTTCAGGCCTGTTTAAATTACATGACTGATTACTATCTGGCCAATGTACACCAGGAAAATGTCATGGCTTTAGGTGGTGTTAAAGAGCTTTTAGGGGAACTTCAAAAGGATGAAGTGCTTATGGGCCTTACCACGGGCAATCTGGAACTAATTGCCCATGCTAAACTGAACAGGGCCGGTATTGATAACTATTTTTCATTTGGCGGATTTGGCAGTGACAGTCCAAAAAGGCCCTGTCTGGTTAAAAAAGCCTTAGAACGTGCCCGGGAGTTACATGGATACCAGGGGGATCAGGTGTTCGTTATTGGGGATACTCCTCGTGATGTGGAAGCAGCTAGACCATTCAAACTTCGTACCATAGCTGTGGCCACTGGAAGATACTCTACCCAGGAACTGGCAGAAACAGGGGCTGATTTTGTTTTGGAAAGTTTAGATGATATTAATCAGGTTAAAGAGATTATAGGAATACGCTAG
- a CDS encoding ABC transporter permease, with product MRKIWISLILPISVVVIWALLTTFTGLIPSYFLPSPSEVLKSFGALLMNGQLIADTSLTLLRVVLGLLVSALVGIPLGILMGWSKTFNDFTSLTIGLLRPIPPIAWIPFAILWFGVGLESAIFIIFVGSVFPILINTMDGVKRVDKVLLESAYTLGANQTQTLWKVVVPASLPSIVTGLKVGVGVALMCTVAAEMIGSNNGLGYLIFTSTSMLDTGSAIVGMLTIGVIGLGADYLFKRVENEVSW from the coding sequence ATGCGCAAAATATGGATTTCACTAATTTTACCTATTTCAGTTGTTGTTATCTGGGCACTACTCACCACATTCACGGGATTAATACCATCTTATTTTCTTCCCAGCCCATCTGAAGTTTTAAAATCGTTCGGAGCACTTCTAATGAACGGACAACTTATTGCAGATACTTCTTTAACTTTACTGCGAGTTGTACTGGGACTCTTAGTCTCTGCACTGGTGGGTATTCCCCTGGGGATTTTAATGGGATGGTCAAAAACATTTAATGATTTTACCAGTCTGACAATTGGTTTGCTGAGACCAATTCCACCCATCGCCTGGATACCATTCGCTATTTTATGGTTTGGTGTTGGACTGGAATCGGCGATTTTCATTATATTCGTGGGCAGTGTTTTCCCCATACTCATCAACACTATGGATGGAGTTAAAAGAGTGGATAAAGTCCTTTTAGAGTCAGCTTATACTCTGGGAGCCAATCAGACGCAGACTCTATGGAAAGTAGTGGTACCAGCTTCCCTGCCTAGCATTGTCACTGGATTGAAAGTAGGTGTGGGGGTTGCATTAATGTGTACCGTAGCTGCAGAGATGATAGGATCCAACAATGGCCTCGGATACCTCATATTCACCTCAACCAGCATGTTAGATACAGGTAGTGCCATTGTAGGCATGTTAACCATTGGAGTAATTGGATTAGGTGCGGATTATCTCTTTAAGAGAGTTGAGAATGAGGTGAGCTGGTGA
- the leuS gene encoding leucine--tRNA ligase has translation MTDIKIEEKWQKKWQKSKLFQSNPDNREKLFLTVAYPYPSGAMHVGHGRTYTVPDVYARFKRMQGYNVLFPMGWHVTGAPVIGIAKRIGRRDPWTLDIYQNVHKVPEEELNKFTDPHYIVKYFSEEYHKVMTQLGYSIDWRREFTTIDPHYQKFITWQFEKLNQKGLVRRGAHPVKYCPDDENPVGDHDLLEGEGVAINELTLIKFKMGETYLVAATFRPETLFGATNLWLNPAEEYVKIKSDGEEWIVSKKAYDNLSNQKTGLELVGDVDAPGLIGNYVENPVTGEQHIILPASFVDPGYATGVVYSVPAHAPADYIALADLKKDLKTLEKYGITDEVDKIHPIGLIRLKGFGEHPAVEMIGKMDVKSQEDPKLKEATNEMYKLEHAKGVMDEHVTGYSGLRVPEARDAIKENLLEAGKGDLMHEFAEKPVICRCGTECVVKILDNQWFLKYSDEEWTETTQNTLSRMKTVPAEIRPNFEYYLNWLHDWACARRIGLGTPLPWDPQWLIEPLSDSTIYMSYYAIAPHLKNIDPEELDEEFFDHIFLDKPTTKTNIPEGMKEEFNYWYPLDWRLSAKDLVGNHLSFHIFHHSAIFPEEKRPRGVVVFGMGLLEGHKMSSSKGNIILLEDAIKIHGADVVRLFLMSSAEPWQDFDWREKEVIGTKKRLESFLKFAEYVDELHGSQIQLNDYIVAPTVDRAINAWMISQVNQRVRDATQALEGFQTRKALQEALFLFKKDIDHYLHRVDQELREKEGLEEITTVLAYVLGIWIRLMAPFTPHACEELWNRHGGQGFVSAAPWPQPDPDLINEKVHKGEEIIQGLVDDIKEIQKITQTQAEKVHIYLAPEWKWEVFDIARQVGKPDIGRIMGQAIKANIHDDKKELAGFAQKIAREMTRINYVGWLDEKQLLDDAQDYLIRETGAEIILHPEPDYDPQNKSRNALPYKPALYIE, from the coding sequence GTGACAGACATTAAAATTGAGGAGAAATGGCAGAAAAAATGGCAGAAATCAAAATTATTCCAATCTAACCCTGATAATCGTGAGAAACTTTTCCTAACCGTGGCCTACCCCTACCCCAGTGGGGCAATGCACGTGGGACACGGCCGTACCTACACAGTTCCTGATGTTTATGCTCGTTTTAAAAGGATGCAGGGATATAACGTGTTATTCCCAATGGGATGGCACGTAACCGGGGCACCGGTCATAGGCATAGCCAAGCGTATAGGCCGAAGGGACCCCTGGACTCTGGACATATATCAGAATGTTCACAAAGTACCAGAAGAAGAGCTTAACAAATTCACAGATCCCCACTACATTGTCAAATACTTCAGTGAGGAGTATCACAAGGTGATGACTCAGCTGGGCTACTCCATAGACTGGAGACGTGAATTCACCACTATCGATCCCCACTACCAGAAATTCATCACCTGGCAGTTTGAAAAACTTAACCAAAAAGGATTAGTGCGTAGAGGAGCCCACCCGGTTAAATACTGTCCTGATGATGAAAATCCAGTGGGAGATCATGACCTCCTGGAAGGGGAAGGTGTAGCCATCAACGAATTAACCCTCATCAAGTTTAAAATGGGGGAAACATACCTGGTTGCTGCCACCTTCCGTCCAGAAACCCTGTTCGGAGCCACCAACTTGTGGTTAAATCCGGCTGAAGAATACGTTAAGATCAAAAGTGATGGGGAAGAATGGATTGTCAGTAAAAAAGCATACGATAATCTTTCAAATCAAAAAACAGGCCTAGAACTGGTGGGTGACGTAGATGCTCCAGGATTAATAGGGAATTATGTGGAAAACCCGGTAACCGGGGAACAACACATTATTTTACCGGCCTCATTTGTAGACCCTGGTTACGCTACTGGAGTGGTTTACTCAGTACCGGCACACGCTCCAGCAGATTATATCGCCCTAGCAGACCTTAAAAAGGATCTAAAAACCCTTGAAAAATATGGTATAACTGATGAAGTGGATAAAATCCATCCAATAGGACTCATACGCCTCAAAGGATTCGGAGAACACCCTGCGGTGGAAATGATAGGGAAGATGGATGTTAAAAGCCAGGAAGACCCTAAACTCAAAGAAGCCACTAATGAAATGTACAAACTGGAACACGCCAAGGGAGTTATGGATGAACACGTAACCGGCTACTCCGGTTTAAGAGTACCAGAAGCCAGGGATGCCATTAAAGAAAACCTCTTGGAAGCAGGTAAAGGGGATTTAATGCACGAATTCGCGGAAAAACCGGTGATCTGCCGTTGTGGTACAGAGTGTGTGGTTAAGATCCTGGACAACCAGTGGTTCCTCAAGTACTCCGATGAAGAATGGACCGAAACCACCCAGAACACCCTCTCCCGGATGAAAACCGTACCTGCGGAGATACGGCCCAACTTCGAATACTACCTTAACTGGCTACATGACTGGGCGTGTGCCCGTAGAATAGGTCTTGGAACACCCCTACCCTGGGACCCCCAGTGGTTAATAGAACCCCTCAGTGACTCCACCATCTACATGAGTTACTACGCCATTGCCCCTCACCTGAAGAACATAGATCCTGAGGAACTGGATGAGGAATTTTTCGATCACATATTCCTGGATAAACCAACCACCAAAACCAACATACCAGAGGGTATGAAGGAAGAATTCAATTACTGGTACCCGCTGGACTGGAGACTGTCAGCCAAGGACCTGGTGGGAAACCACCTCTCATTCCACATCTTCCACCATTCGGCCATATTCCCTGAGGAAAAAAGACCCCGTGGAGTGGTAGTCTTTGGAATGGGATTATTGGAAGGGCATAAGATGTCCTCCTCCAAGGGGAACATCATCCTCCTGGAAGATGCCATTAAAATCCACGGAGCCGACGTGGTAAGACTGTTCCTCATGTCCTCGGCAGAACCATGGCAGGACTTTGACTGGAGAGAAAAAGAGGTTATAGGGACAAAAAAACGTTTAGAATCATTTTTAAAATTTGCAGAATATGTGGATGAACTACACGGCTCCCAGATTCAGCTAAACGACTACATTGTGGCTCCAACAGTTGATCGGGCAATAAACGCCTGGATGATCAGTCAAGTAAACCAGCGCGTCCGCGACGCCACCCAGGCACTGGAAGGATTCCAGACACGTAAAGCCCTCCAAGAAGCACTATTCCTGTTTAAAAAGGACATCGACCACTATCTTCACCGAGTGGACCAGGAACTAAGGGAAAAAGAAGGTCTTGAGGAAATAACTACCGTCCTGGCCTACGTACTGGGAATATGGATCCGATTAATGGCCCCATTCACACCCCACGCCTGTGAAGAACTGTGGAACAGACACGGAGGACAAGGATTCGTATCAGCAGCACCATGGCCTCAGCCTGATCCGGATCTAATTAATGAAAAGGTTCACAAGGGTGAAGAAATCATCCAGGGACTGGTGGATGATATTAAAGAGATCCAGAAGATAACCCAGACTCAAGCAGAGAAGGTTCACATTTACCTGGCCCCAGAATGGAAATGGGAGGTTTTTGACATTGCCCGCCAGGTTGGAAAGCCAGATATAGGAAGGATCATGGGGCAGGCCATTAAAGCCAATATCCATGATGATAAAAAGGAACTGGCTGGATTCGCCCAGAAAATCGCCCGGGAAATGACCAGAATAAATTATGTGGGTTGGTTGGATGAAAAACAGCTTCTGGATGATGCACAGGACTATTTGATCAGAGAAACCGGTGCTGAAATCATACTTCACCCTGAACCAGACTATGATCCTCAAAATAAATCCAGGAATGCCCTACCATACAAACCAGCTCTGTATATAGAGTAG
- the cutA gene encoding divalent-cation tolerance protein CutA, with the protein MYSMVYITASGVEEAKKIAKTLLEERLVACANIISNMESIYWWEGNLEEDVESILLVKTRSELVDKVIDRVKEIHSYQTPCALEIQIKSGSKDYLDWLDNSLEKH; encoded by the coding sequence ATGTATTCCATGGTTTATATCACTGCTTCGGGAGTAGAAGAAGCCAAAAAAATAGCTAAAACTCTATTAGAAGAGCGTTTGGTGGCATGTGCTAATATAATATCCAACATGGAATCTATTTACTGGTGGGAAGGAAATCTGGAGGAGGACGTTGAATCCATCCTCCTGGTGAAGACCCGTTCGGAATTGGTGGATAAAGTTATAGATAGGGTTAAAGAAATCCACAGCTACCAGACACCATGTGCACTGGAAATCCAGATAAAAAGTGGATCAAAGGACTACTTAGATTGGCTGGATAACTCACTGGAAAAGCATTAA
- a CDS encoding amidohydrolase family protein, which translates to METQSILIKNTTILSSEVRKGSVLIEDDKIVDITRNNSNNSADEIIDGDGKFLIPGLVNTHTHLSMSLMRGLADDLPLDVWLNHHIWPVEAHLEGEHCYAGALLSALEMIKSGTTTCNDMYFFMDDVARAVDESGIRGLLCHGMIDLFDEEKRKAEYKETLRIIEKCHNTADGRIQVALGPHTPYTCSPELLNWVRKKADEKGLRIHIHVSETEKEVEDSLNDRLKRPFEYLEDIKFLGPDVTAAHSVWLSGAEIALIKDKNVKISHNPLSNMKLASGISPVSDLLANGVCVSLGTDGAASNNNLDLFQEMKTSSLLQKVRKLDPTVLPAGKVLEMATINGATALGMEKEIGSIEVGKKVDLVLVDMKAPHLTPYRNPVSHLVYSAEGSDVNTVICNGQILMREREVLVLDEVEVMEIAESAAEDLLSRN; encoded by the coding sequence ATGGAAACCCAGAGTATTCTCATAAAAAACACTACTATCCTTTCAAGTGAAGTTAGGAAAGGATCAGTACTCATAGAAGACGATAAAATCGTTGATATAACTCGTAATAACTCTAATAATAGTGCGGATGAAATCATTGATGGGGACGGGAAGTTTCTCATCCCCGGGCTGGTGAACACCCATACTCATCTTTCAATGAGCTTAATGAGGGGATTAGCCGATGACTTGCCCCTGGATGTATGGTTAAACCATCATATATGGCCGGTGGAAGCACACCTGGAAGGTGAGCACTGCTATGCCGGAGCCCTTTTATCGGCACTGGAGATGATTAAATCCGGAACCACCACTTGTAATGACATGTACTTTTTCATGGATGATGTAGCCCGTGCCGTTGATGAATCGGGTATAAGAGGACTACTCTGCCATGGAATGATCGATCTGTTTGATGAGGAAAAAAGGAAGGCAGAATATAAGGAAACTCTGCGCATCATAGAAAAATGCCATAACACTGCAGATGGCAGGATTCAGGTGGCACTGGGACCTCATACTCCTTACACATGTTCGCCTGAACTTTTAAATTGGGTTCGCAAAAAAGCAGATGAAAAAGGACTTAGAATTCACATTCACGTGTCAGAAACTGAGAAAGAAGTTGAAGATAGTTTAAATGATAGGTTAAAGAGGCCCTTTGAGTACCTGGAGGATATTAAATTTTTAGGACCTGATGTGACGGCAGCTCACTCAGTATGGCTTTCTGGGGCGGAAATAGCTTTGATCAAGGATAAAAATGTTAAAATATCCCACAACCCTCTGAGCAATATGAAACTGGCTTCGGGTATATCTCCTGTTTCGGATTTACTGGCTAATGGCGTATGTGTATCTCTGGGAACCGATGGAGCTGCATCCAATAACAACCTTGATCTCTTCCAGGAAATGAAAACATCAAGTCTCCTTCAAAAGGTGCGTAAACTTGATCCCACAGTTCTACCTGCAGGTAAAGTCCTTGAAATGGCCACAATCAATGGTGCAACTGCACTGGGCATGGAAAAAGAGATAGGGAGCATTGAAGTGGGGAAGAAAGTGGATCTGGTCCTGGTGGATATGAAAGCACCTCACCTCACTCCTTACAGGAATCCAGTTTCACATCTGGTTTACTCAGCAGAAGGATCTGATGTAAACACAGTTATATGTAACGGGCAGATTTTAATGCGTGAAAGGGAAGTTTTAGTCTTGGATGAGGTTGAAGTTATGGAAATAGCTGAAAGCGCGGCAGAAGACCTTCTATCACGAAATTGA
- a CDS encoding fumarylacetoacetate hydrolase family protein — MKLLRFKKDGMEKTGVVINGGMVEIHHSLIEASQSPLDDLERKEFYSLDEVRIIPPVKPSKVICVGLNYRDHAEELNMDLPEEPILFLKPPTTVIGHEDSIIYPPQSHQVDYEAELAVIIGHEARFVSQEDAFDYIGGYTALNDVTARDLQQKDGQWTRAKSFDTFCPIGPWIETEMDPSNQKISLKLNDEVKQNSNTKNMIFPVEKLVEYISHIMTLNPGDVIATGTPPGVGPMQVGNVVEVSLDGIGILKNKVTP; from the coding sequence ATGAAACTTTTAAGATTTAAAAAGGATGGTATGGAGAAAACTGGGGTGGTTATCAATGGGGGGATGGTGGAAATACATCATTCCCTTATTGAAGCATCCCAATCACCCTTGGATGATCTTGAAAGGAAGGAATTTTACTCACTGGATGAGGTTAGGATTATTCCACCGGTCAAACCCAGTAAAGTGATCTGTGTGGGTTTAAATTACAGGGACCATGCTGAGGAGTTGAATATGGATCTACCGGAGGAACCTATACTGTTTTTAAAGCCACCAACAACTGTAATCGGCCATGAGGACAGCATTATATACCCCCCTCAGTCCCATCAGGTGGACTATGAAGCTGAACTGGCAGTTATAATTGGCCATGAAGCCCGTTTTGTTAGCCAGGAGGATGCTTTTGATTACATAGGAGGTTACACTGCCCTAAACGATGTTACTGCCCGAGATTTACAGCAAAAAGATGGTCAGTGGACCCGTGCTAAGAGTTTCGATACGTTCTGCCCAATTGGGCCCTGGATAGAAACTGAGATGGACCCCTCTAATCAGAAAATCTCCTTAAAATTAAACGACGAAGTTAAACAGAATTCAAACACTAAAAACATGATATTCCCTGTAGAGAAACTGGTGGAATACATATCCCACATAATGACACTTAATCCAGGGGATGTCATTGCCACCGGAACTCCACCGGGTGTAGGGCCAATGCAGGTTGGAAATGTGGTTGAAGTGAGTTTAGATGGAATTGGAATCTTAAAAAATAAGGTAACCCCATAA